A single genomic interval of Dromiciops gliroides isolate mDroGli1 chromosome 1, mDroGli1.pri, whole genome shotgun sequence harbors:
- the LOC122734768 gene encoding elongin-B, with the protein MDVFLMIRRHKTTIFTDAKESSTVFELKRIVEGILKRPPDEQRLYKDDQLLDDSKTLGECGFTSQTARPQAPATVGLAFRADDVFETLRIESFSSPPELPDVMKPQDSGSGTNEQAVQ; encoded by the coding sequence ATGGACGTGTTCCTAATGATCCGGCGGCACAAGACAACAATCTTCACAGATGCTAAGGAGTCGAGTACAGTGTTTGAGCTGAAGCGCATTGTGGAAGGTATCCTCAAGAGGCCCCCGGATGAGCAGCGGCTCTATAAGGACGACCAGTTGCTGGATGACAGTAAGACCCTGGGCGAATGTGGCTTCACAAGTCAGACAGCCAGACCTCAAGCACCAGCCACTGTGGGGCTGGCCTTTCGAGCTGATGATGTATTTGAGACATTGCGCATTGAGTCTTTCTCCAGCCCCCCAGAACTGCCAGATGTCATGAAGCCTCAAGACTCTGGAAGTGGCACCAATGAGCAAGCTGTGCAGTAA